The Phyllopteryx taeniolatus isolate TA_2022b chromosome 14, UOR_Ptae_1.2, whole genome shotgun sequence genome has a window encoding:
- the selenop2 gene encoding selenoprotein Pb: protein MSSHLLLWTCSALPGLLLASISSLLVEGEDAGTRICKPAPYWDIKGQAPMQALQGSVVAVALLKASURFCLTQASKIRDLRDKLNHSNLTEVSFMIVNERDPLSRAMYWELKRNAPPEVPVYQQNPFQNDVWEALEGDKDDFLIYDRCGLLTFHIVLPYSFLHFPYVEAAIRATYFKNICNCPTNFTTVNGIITKNDSLPDNVNHTTSSPTNQVDTDDSETTVTTPEQIHTNHRHRDHHHHHLRYGHQNQSYHQEDQNTTQSLGHLHQHRQHSHSPQSSNHSLHTGNDN, encoded by the exons ATGTCCTCACACCTGTTGCTGTGGACATGTTCGGCCTTGCCAGGTCTGCTGTTGGCCTCCATAAGCAGTCTGTTGGTCGAGGGGGAGGACGCAGGCACCAGGATTTGCAAACCTGCCCCCTACTGGGACATAAAGGGACAGGCACCTATGCAGGCATTGCAGGGAAGTGTGGTGGCGGTGGCACTGCTGAAGGCGAGCTGACGGTTTTGTCTCACTCAGGCCTCCAA AATTAGAGACCTGCGTGACAAGCTGAACCATAGCAACCTGACAGAGGTGTCCTTCATGATAGTCAATGAGCGAGATCCTCTGTCCAGAGCAATGTACTGGGAGCTGAAGAGAAACGCACCTCCTGAAGTTCCAGTTTATCAGCAGAATCCCTTTCAAAATGATGTGTGGGAGGCGCTGGAGGGCGACAAAGATGACTTCCTAATCTACGACAG GTGTGGTCTCCTTACATTCCATATAGTGCTTCCATACAGCTTCCTGCACTTCCCCTATGTTGAGGCTGCCATCAGAGCCACCTATtttaaaaacatctgcaactgcCCT ACTAATTTTACTACAGTGAATGGCATCATCACCAAGAACGATTCGCTGCCAGACAATGTCAACCACACCACGTCATCGCCCACAAATCAAGTGGATACAGACGATTCCGAAACGACAGTGACGACTCCTGAGCAGATACATACAAACCACCGCCATCgtgaccatcatcatcatcatcttcgttACGGCCACCAGAATCAGTCTTATCATCAGGAGGACCAGAATACAACTCAAAGTCTTGGTCATCTTCATCAGCATCGTCAACACTCTCACTCTCCACAGTCCTCGAATCACAGTCTTCATACCGGAAATGATAATTAG
- the si:ch73-382f3.1 gene encoding uncharacterized protein si:ch73-382f3.1 isoform X3, with protein MIASQLQGTYRQTIIHTHIHTYGQFRIFSQPTIHVLGIWKKPEYPKKTHAGTGRTSKLQTGRPDLNPGPKNLEKELNVGDHGYARRTPFFGLEEEDGDRTALDQQSCTQCHLLKKQLEKEMQHTMKLQKEAEEMKKRLYRLDRIEKGLQNFLYEDQIRALSLTKRSRRAVWSPETILKARKIRSAVGTKGYEYLRELGYPLPSYRTLCNRLETKIMVTTDMSCEELAELGLGLMATCDSPTENVGDNEEEDLLGVLS; from the exons atgatcgccagccaattgcagggcacatatagacaaacaatcattcacactcacattcacacctacggacaatttagaatcttcagtcaacctaccattcatgttttggggatttggaagaaaccggagtacccgaagaaaacccacgcaggcacggggagaacatccaaactccaaacagggaggccagatttgaacccaggacctaagaact TGGAGAAGGAGTTGAATGTTGGCGACCATGGCTATGCTAGACGCACTCCTTTCTTCGGCCTggaagaggaggatggagaTAGGACAGCTCTGGATCAGCAGTCCTGCACACAATGTCACCTCCTGAAGAAACAGCTGGAGAAAGAAATGCAGCACACCATGAAACTGCAAAAGGAG gCAGAGGAGATGAAGAAGCGTCTGTACCGGCTCGACCGGATTGAGAAGGGACTCCAGAACTTTCTGTATGAGGACCAGATCCGTGCACTGTCTCTCACCAAGCGGTCTCGCCGAGCCGTCTGGTCTCCGGAGACTATCCTGAAGGCCAGAAAGATCCGAAGCGCAGTCGGCACCAAAGGCTACGAGTACCTGAGAGAGCTGGGCTACCCGTTACCCTCCTACCGGACTCTATGTAACCGCTTAGAAACCAAAATCATGGTAACGACGGACATGAGCTGTGAGGAACTGGCGGAACTGGGCCTGGGACTCATGGCCACCTGCGATAGCCCAACAGAAAATGTTGGCGACAATGAGGAGGAAGACCTTCTCGGTGTCTTGTCTTGA
- the si:ch73-382f3.1 gene encoding uncharacterized protein si:ch73-382f3.1 isoform X1, whose translation MQLNDCKVTRAKTSELLTGSIGKQLFRFPKDPVRKKKWVVNCRRDFEPTPHSRLCQDHFEPSQFEELAKSPAGGKKLKPNAIPTLFSAGDPPYPAVTAPFIMLPLKPELVEKELNVGDHGYARRTPFFGLEEEDGDRTALDQQSCTQCHLLKKQLEKEMQHTMKLQKEAEEMKKRLYRLDRIEKGLQNFLYEDQIRALSLTKRSRRAVWSPETILKARKIRSAVGTKGYEYLRELGYPLPSYRTLCNRLETKIMVTTDMSCEELAELGLGLMATCDSPTENVGDNEEEDLLGVLS comes from the exons ATGCAGTTGAATGACTGCAAGGTGACACGTGCGAAGACCAGTGAGCTTCTGACTGGCAG CATAGGGAAACAACTATTTAGATTCCCCAAAGACCCTGTCAGGAAGAAGAAATGGGTTGTAAATTGCCGACGTGACTTTGAACCAACTCCACACTCGAGACTGTGTCAA GACCATTTTGAGCCGAGTCAGTTTGAAGAATTGGCAAAGTCTCCAGCAGGAGGAAAGAAATTGAAGCCCAATGCCATCCCGACTCTCTTCAGTGCTGGAGACCCTCCATACCCTGCGGTTACTGCTCCGTTTATTATGCTACCCTTGAAACCTGAGCTAG TGGAGAAGGAGTTGAATGTTGGCGACCATGGCTATGCTAGACGCACTCCTTTCTTCGGCCTggaagaggaggatggagaTAGGACAGCTCTGGATCAGCAGTCCTGCACACAATGTCACCTCCTGAAGAAACAGCTGGAGAAAGAAATGCAGCACACCATGAAACTGCAAAAGGAG gCAGAGGAGATGAAGAAGCGTCTGTACCGGCTCGACCGGATTGAGAAGGGACTCCAGAACTTTCTGTATGAGGACCAGATCCGTGCACTGTCTCTCACCAAGCGGTCTCGCCGAGCCGTCTGGTCTCCGGAGACTATCCTGAAGGCCAGAAAGATCCGAAGCGCAGTCGGCACCAAAGGCTACGAGTACCTGAGAGAGCTGGGCTACCCGTTACCCTCCTACCGGACTCTATGTAACCGCTTAGAAACCAAAATCATGGTAACGACGGACATGAGCTGTGAGGAACTGGCGGAACTGGGCCTGGGACTCATGGCCACCTGCGATAGCCCAACAGAAAATGTTGGCGACAATGAGGAGGAAGACCTTCTCGGTGTCTTGTCTTGA
- the si:ch73-382f3.1 gene encoding THAP domain-containing protein 1 isoform X2: MGGCSAPNCTNSTSIGKQLFRFPKDPVRKKKWVVNCRRDFEPTPHSRLCQDHFEPSQFEELAKSPAGGKKLKPNAIPTLFSAGDPPYPAVTAPFIMLPLKPELVEKELNVGDHGYARRTPFFGLEEEDGDRTALDQQSCTQCHLLKKQLEKEMQHTMKLQKEAEEMKKRLYRLDRIEKGLQNFLYEDQIRALSLTKRSRRAVWSPETILKARKIRSAVGTKGYEYLRELGYPLPSYRTLCNRLETKIMVTTDMSCEELAELGLGLMATCDSPTENVGDNEEEDLLGVLS, from the exons ATGGGTGGATGCTCGGCTCCTAACTGCACCAATTCAACCAGCATAGGGAAACAACTATTTAGATTCCCCAAAGACCCTGTCAGGAAGAAGAAATGGGTTGTAAATTGCCGACGTGACTTTGAACCAACTCCACACTCGAGACTGTGTCAA GACCATTTTGAGCCGAGTCAGTTTGAAGAATTGGCAAAGTCTCCAGCAGGAGGAAAGAAATTGAAGCCCAATGCCATCCCGACTCTCTTCAGTGCTGGAGACCCTCCATACCCTGCGGTTACTGCTCCGTTTATTATGCTACCCTTGAAACCTGAGCTAG TGGAGAAGGAGTTGAATGTTGGCGACCATGGCTATGCTAGACGCACTCCTTTCTTCGGCCTggaagaggaggatggagaTAGGACAGCTCTGGATCAGCAGTCCTGCACACAATGTCACCTCCTGAAGAAACAGCTGGAGAAAGAAATGCAGCACACCATGAAACTGCAAAAGGAG gCAGAGGAGATGAAGAAGCGTCTGTACCGGCTCGACCGGATTGAGAAGGGACTCCAGAACTTTCTGTATGAGGACCAGATCCGTGCACTGTCTCTCACCAAGCGGTCTCGCCGAGCCGTCTGGTCTCCGGAGACTATCCTGAAGGCCAGAAAGATCCGAAGCGCAGTCGGCACCAAAGGCTACGAGTACCTGAGAGAGCTGGGCTACCCGTTACCCTCCTACCGGACTCTATGTAACCGCTTAGAAACCAAAATCATGGTAACGACGGACATGAGCTGTGAGGAACTGGCGGAACTGGGCCTGGGACTCATGGCCACCTGCGATAGCCCAACAGAAAATGTTGGCGACAATGAGGAGGAAGACCTTCTCGGTGTCTTGTCTTGA
- the toe1 gene encoding target of EGR1 protein 1: protein MASAFVVPVIDVQNGNFKELWPAMVVALKTASFVAVDTELSGLGNRTSLLAESIEDRYKAICHAARSRSILSLGIACYKKFSDKAADTHLVQVYNLTLLCSEEYIIEPQSVQFLVQHGFDFNKQYAEGIPYHKGNNKGGSDNQGVHIRALFTELLRARKPLVLHNGLIDIAFLYQNFYAQLPDRLATFTADLSEMFPAGIFDTKYITEFDLRYSASYLEYAYKKCKLDNSRNVASGEAGGRVYLEFCQYVGTMSRYVDYRFCPTGAPLAAQADICQPFSSFGWCSKGTKCPLSHDTDLIILQDDNSKEDKKKKRKRQKKKKRDQEQKDCSISEGAPQNKMPHLELTPEDGQQGATEGCLEGANLIDGNRNAQLHEGENLKTESEENKICEDNAESTKTETTTGRSENKAESGTHRAGFDAFMTGYIFAYSCTLVKEREANMIGLPNSINKVYLSGKAAPLNIVKSTFSKSSKAHVQKMEMVWGSKQ from the exons ATGGCGTCCGCATTTGTCGTCCCTGTTATTGATGTCCAGAATGGCAATTTCAAAGAACTTTGGCCTGCTATGGTGGTGGCACTTAAAACAGCTTCATTCGTTGCTGTTGATACG GAGCTGAGTGGCCTCGGAAATAGAACGTCATTGCTTGCAGA GTCTATAGAAGACAGGTATAAAGCTATTTGTCATGCAGCCCGCTCTCGCTCCATCCTCTCCTTGGGAATTGCCTGCTACAAGAAGTTCAGCGATAAG GCTGCAGACACACACCTGGTTCAGGTGTACAACCTCACCTTACTGTGTTCGGAGGAGTACATAATAGAGCCCCAGTCGGTCCAGTTCCTGGTACAACATGGATTTGACTTCAACAAGCAGTATGCAGAAGGGATCCCGTATCACAAGGGTAATAATAAG GGAGGATCAGACAATCAGGGTGTTCATATCCGGGCTTTATTTACTGAGCTACTGCGTGCAAGAAAACCTCTGGTGCTCCACAATGGCCTCATTGATATTGCGTTCCTCTACCAG aatTTCTATGCACAACTACCAGATCGTTTAGCCACCTTCACAGCCGACCTTTCTGAGATGTTTCCTGCTGGCATCTTTGACACTAAATACATAACAGAATTTGATCTTCGCTACAGTGCATCATACCTGGAGTATGCCTATAAGAAATG TAAGTTGGATAATAGTCGAAATGTGGCCTCCGGTGAAGCTGGTGGTCGTGTCTACCTGGAGTTCTGTCAGTATGTTGGCACCATGTCCCGCTATGTGGACTACAGATTTTGTCCAACTGGGGCCCCTCTCGCGGCGCAGGCTGACATCTGCCAGCCCTTCTCG TCGTTTGGTTGGTGTTCAAAGGGCACCAAGTGTCCGTTGTCCCATGACACGGACCTCATCATTCTCCAAGATGATAACTCCaaggaagacaagaaaaaaaagaggaagcgtcagaagaagaaaaagagagacCAGGAACAGAAAGATTGCTCTATTTCAGAAGGCGCTCCCCAAAACAAAATGCCCCATTTGGAATTGACTCCAGAAGACGGCCAACAAGGGGCAACCGAAGGGTGCCTGGAAGGAGCAAATTTGATAGACGGTAATAGAAACGCCCAACTGCATGAAGGGGAAAACCTGAAAACAGAAAGCGAGGAGAACAAAATATGTGAGGACAACGCAGAGTCCACAAAGACTGAAACGACCACCGGAAGAAGTGAAAATAAGGCGGAGTCGGGCACGCACCGGGCTGGGTTTGATGCCTTCATGACAGGTTATATATTTGCCTACTCATGCACCCTGGTGAAGGAGCGCGAAGCGAATATGATAGGGCTTCCCAACTCCATCAATAAGGTCTATCTCAGTGGCAAGGCAGCACCGCTCAACATTGTCAAGAGTACCTTCTCCAAGTCATCCAAGGCCCATGTGCAGAAGATGGAAATGGTTTGGGGAAGCAAGCAGTAG
- the tmem53 gene encoding transmembrane protein 53 — protein MENDEIDYNIVFPDEETTETHWQGTKEPVVILLGWAGCKDKHLTKYSSIYNEQGCVTIRYTAPLKTVFVSESFGYKELRSTALKLLEVLYDYEVERSPVFFHVFSNGGFMLYRYMVELLREDKQFRSLCVIGAVVDSAPGSGDVLGAVRALAATLGPKVKPILKYLLLALFAVTVFLLRIVLYPLTKYVHKNHYDAVQERPPAWPHFFLYSRADQVIKPRDVRLFADTLELKGVPVDSYDFVSSVHVSHLREYPEQYTRECRNFLSACMKEGTDEAHATKRRRVQDR, from the exons ATGGAAAATGATGAAATCGACTACAATATTGTGTTTCCAGATGAAGAGACCACCG agaCACACTGGCAGGGCACAAAAGAGCCTGTCGTCATATTGCTGGGATGGGCAGGCTGCAAAGACAAACACCTGACTAAGTACAGCTCCATCTACAACGAACAG GGATGTGTCACCATCCGTTACACGGCTCCTCTCAAGACAGTATTTGTCTCCGAGTCGTTTGGATATAAAGAACTCCGAAGTACGGCCCTCAAATTGCTGGAGGTCCTCTACGACTACGAGGTGGAGCGCAGTCCGGTTTTCTTCCACGTATTCAGCAACGGCGGCTTCATGCTGTACAGATATATGGTCGAGCTCTTGCGCGAGGACAAACAGTTTCGTTCCCTGTGTGTGATCGGCGCCGTTGTGGACAGCGCCCCCGGTAGTGGGGATGTCCTCGGGGCGGTGCGGGCGCTGGCAGCCACTTTGGGGCCTAAAGTGAAGCCTATTTTGAAGTACCTCCTGCTCGCCCTCTTCGCGGTGACCGTTTTCCTGTTACGAATCGTGCTGTACCCCTTGACGAAGTATGTGCACAAGAACCACTACGACGCGGTCCAAGAGAGGCCGCCCGCCTGGCCTCATTTCTTCCTCTACTCTCGCGCCGATCAGGTCATCAAGCCGAGAGACGTCAGGCTCTTTGCAGACACGCTCGAACTCAAAGGCGTTCCCGTAGACAGTTACGATTTTGTCTCCAGCGTCCATGTGAGTCATCTCCGGGAATATCCGGAGCAGTATACACGCGAGTGCCGCAATTTCCTGAGCGCTTGTATGAAGGAGGGCACAGATGAGGCGCACGCGACCAAGAGACGGCGGGTGCAGGATCGGTGA